In Myxococcus stipitatus, the following are encoded in one genomic region:
- a CDS encoding CoA-transferase subunit beta, which produces MATETWANPTASERMAHRAARELRDGDVTFVGIGLPNLACNLARATHAPGLFMIYESGAVGAIPERLPVSIGDPSLVTDSLSVVGQADIFQCMLQRGLIEVGFLGGAQVDRWGNINTTVIGDYAHPKVRLPGSGGACEIAIHARRLLIIMRMSKRTFVETCDFVTSPGHRVNGKSREELGMPGGGPTRIITDLGVLDFDATGEAVLAEVYPGVTPEQVQQSCGWPLRVAPTLRAATEPDASVLRLLREKLDPKRLYL; this is translated from the coding sequence ATGGCTACTGAGACCTGGGCGAACCCCACCGCCTCCGAGCGCATGGCTCACCGCGCCGCGCGGGAGCTGCGGGATGGCGATGTCACCTTCGTGGGCATCGGGCTGCCCAACCTCGCGTGCAACCTGGCGCGGGCGACCCACGCGCCGGGCTTGTTCATGATCTACGAGTCCGGCGCCGTGGGGGCCATCCCGGAGCGGCTGCCCGTCTCCATCGGCGACCCGTCGCTGGTGACGGACTCGCTCTCCGTCGTGGGGCAGGCGGACATCTTCCAGTGCATGCTCCAGCGCGGGCTCATCGAGGTGGGCTTCCTCGGCGGCGCGCAGGTGGACCGGTGGGGGAACATCAACACCACCGTCATCGGCGACTACGCCCACCCCAAGGTGCGGCTGCCCGGCAGCGGCGGCGCGTGTGAAATCGCCATCCACGCGCGGCGGCTGCTCATCATCATGCGCATGAGCAAGCGCACCTTCGTGGAGACGTGTGACTTCGTCACGAGCCCCGGCCACCGGGTGAATGGCAAAAGCCGCGAGGAGCTGGGCATGCCGGGGGGCGGCCCCACGCGCATCATCACCGACCTGGGCGTGCTCGACTTCGACGCCACGGGCGAAGCGGTGCTCGCCGAGGTGTATCCAGGCGTCACCCCCGAGCAGGTCCAGCAGTCCTGCGGCTGGCCGCTGCGGGTCGCCCCGACGCTGCGCGCGGCCACCGAGCCCGACGCCT